Proteins from a single region of Synchiropus splendidus isolate RoL2022-P1 chromosome 3, RoL_Sspl_1.0, whole genome shotgun sequence:
- the sox32 gene encoding SRY-box transcription factor 32 produces MFHSHEPAAALQLSAMLDSDDLTSVRSPTSEPASPQSFNSDSSCTSPEAKSSSSSSSSNSQQRVRRPLNAFIIWTKEERRRLAQLNPDLENTDLSKILGKTWKSMSLAEKRPYMQEAERLRVQHTIDYPNYKYRPRRRKQLKKSGRLQSPEASSTFCNSGYNLTYLLQNHQHGFANAPPHFSALHPGYTNTCPGGFSDRAAMYPVPPAYHADPHSYLTTQHPQHGFPAPAGAHIDMGESRGCGGLLSATGPPLEFYLDQVQLDMLYDLDRSEFEQYLGPSVPESVDPSSYLQQSSHREERSLS; encoded by the exons ATGTTCCACAGCCACGAGCCCGCCGCTGCCCTGCAGCTCAGCGCCATGCTCGACAGTGACGACCTGACCTCCGTGAGGTCCCCGACCTCCGAGCCCGCCAGCCCGCAGTCTTTCAACTCAGACTCCAGCTGCACCAGCCCGGAGGCcaagtcttcctcctcctcctcctcctccaacagcCAGCAGAGAGTCAGGAGACCTCTGAACGCCTTCATCATCTGGACCAAGGAGGAGCGCAGGAGACTGGCTCAGCTCAACCCGGACCTGGAGAACACCGACCTCAGCAAAATACTGG GAAAGACCTGGAAGTCCATGTCTCTGGCTGAGAAGCGTCCGTACATGCAGGAGGCCGAGCGACTGAGGGTCCAGCACACCATCGACTACCCCAACTACAAGTACCGGCCCCGcaggaggaagcagctgaagaagagcGGTCGACTCCAGAGTCCAGAGGCGTCGTCCACCTTCTGCAACTCCGGCTACAACCTCACCTACCTGCTCCAGAACCATCAGCACGGCTTTGCCAACGCCCCGCCTCACTTCTCTGCCCTCCACCCCGGCTACACCAACACATGCCCGGGAGGGTTCTCGGACAGAGCCGCGATGTACCCGGTCCCCCCCGCCTACCACGCAGACCCGCACTCGTATTTAACCACCCAGCACCCCCAGCATGGTTTCCCAGCCCCTGCAGGGGCGCACATAGACATGGGCGAGAGCCGGGGGTGTGGTGGGCTCCTCAGCGCCACCGGACCTCCCCTGGAGTTCTATCTGGACCAGGTTCAGCTGGACATGCTATACGACCTGGACCGCAGTGAGTTTGAACAGTACCTGGGTCCTTCAGTGCCTGAGTCGGTGGATCCCAGCAGCTACCTCCAGCAGAGCAGCCACAGAGAAGAACGCTCGCTGTCATGA